CTCATGGGGGTCTCCTCTCGTCAGAATGGGACGGAAGGACTATACACTAAATGAATACATTAAACAAGCCCATTACTCGGACAGGCTCCTAGAGGCACTGTCGGCGTGACCTGTTTTTTTGATATGTAGACAAAATTAAGATATAAAGTGAGTCGTTCTCACAAGGAGGAGGGCGACATGGAGGAGAAGAAGGTACGGCGGATTTTCACTCCCGAACAGAAGTTTGAGATTTTAAAAGACATCGAGCGGTGCGCGACGATTAAAGAGGGATTGGAGAAGCACCAGATACATTATTCGATGTATGGGAAATGGAAGCGGCAGTTGGCCGTGGGCGTTCGGGCGTCGCTTCGGAACAGCAAGCCCCTGAAATCCCCGGACACCAAGCGATTGGAGGCGGAGAACCGGAAGCTCAAAGAGGTGGTGCTGAACCAATCCCTGGTCATCAGCGAGTTAAAAAAAGAGATGAGCTTGGATTGAGGGAGGCGGGGCGATTGATGGAAACCCAAAAGGATGCGGTCATGGCACTGGTGGAGGCGCACCGGCAGGCGGGGCGAGCGGTGGGTGAGGTGCTGGCGGGCCTGGGGATTGCGCGGTCGACCTATTACCGATGGAAGCGGGGTGCGAATCGACGCCCGGCTCCGAGCCGGCGGACGTATCCGTTGACGCCGGAGGAATGCGGAATGATCGACGAGGTGAAGACGGCCCATCCGGAGTACCGGCATCGGAGGATTCAAGGGGTGCTGCAAGGCTGGGGGACGTATCTGTCGGCCTCGGCGATCTACGGGTATTTAAAGCATCGGGGACAGGTGGAGCCGTATGATCGTCGGTCGGCGCCGTGGGACAGTCCCCGGTATGAGGCCTGGCAAAAACATCTCCTCTGGGGGAGTGACTGGACGCGGCTGTCGATCGCTCATCTGCGTTGGTACCTGCTGACGGTGATCGATTTCTTTTCCCGATGCGTGGTGGCGTGGGATCTGGTTCCGAGTGTGAATGCGGGCCATGTGAAGGCGATCTATCGGGCGGCGTTGGCGGCGGAAGGGATCCCCTCATCGGCAGAGCGGAAGCCGGAGTTGCGGGTGGATCGTGGCTCGCCGAACACCGCACGAGTCACCCGGGAGTTCTTTGAGATTCTGGGTGCAGAGCTGTCGTTTGCCCGGGTGCGACGGCCGACCGATAACGCCATCACCGAGCGGTTCTATGGCACCGTCAAACAGGAAGAGATCTACCTGGTGGGGAATTATCCGGATGAGCGATCAGCGCGAGAGGAGATTGGCCGGTACATCGCCCATTACAACACCCAGCGGCCGCACCAAGCACTTTTCAATTTCACGCCGGCCTACGTGCATCAGGTGAACAATAAAACGGCCCTGGTAAACGAACTGGAGGGGATGAAAAAGGCAACGAGAGAAAAACGGAAAGACTACTGGATCAACCTGGAAAAAAGTGACTCACTAAACTCTCTGATTTTGTCTCATTAAGAAAAAACTGGACACAAGAAAGCAAAGCTCGCACTCGCGACAGACCTTGGCCAGAAGGACAGGGAAATTGCCAACCTTCAGGAAGTTCTGAAGAGCAGAGACGAAAAGCTCGC
This DNA window, taken from Acidobacteriota bacterium, encodes the following:
- a CDS encoding transposase, coding for MEEKKVRRIFTPEQKFEILKDIERCATIKEGLEKHQIHYSMYGKWKRQLAVGVRASLRNSKPLKSPDTKRLEAENRKLKEVVLNQSLVISELKKEMSLD
- a CDS encoding DDE-type integrase/transposase/recombinase, with the protein product METQKDAVMALVEAHRQAGRAVGEVLAGLGIARSTYYRWKRGANRRPAPSRRTYPLTPEECGMIDEVKTAHPEYRHRRIQGVLQGWGTYLSASAIYGYLKHRGQVEPYDRRSAPWDSPRYEAWQKHLLWGSDWTRLSIAHLRWYLLTVIDFFSRCVVAWDLVPSVNAGHVKAIYRAALAAEGIPSSAERKPELRVDRGSPNTARVTREFFEILGAELSFARVRRPTDNAITERFYGTVKQEEIYLVGNYPDERSAREEIGRYIAHYNTQRPHQALFNFTPAYVHQVNNKTALVNELEGMKKATREKRKDYWINLEKSDSLNSLILSH